TGCTTTCAGGGCTTCGAAGTCCGCTTCATAGAGATCGAGCGTGGTGAGGCTCTGGGAGCGCTGCAGGACCTCCGCCGCCAGATAACCCCAGCCCGCGCAGAGATCAGCGATATTGCCTTTGAGATCATCAGGCAGGCTGGCGGCCAGCAGTTTCGAACCGGCGTCAATCCTGTCAAACGAGAACATGCCAGGCGCGGTTTTGAAACCGCCCCCAACAACAAGGTCGGGGTTGCCGGCGCGCAGCGTCTCGGCTGCTTCCGTGCCGGCCCGCCGGAACCAGAAGGCAACGCCGTGATGCTTCGGCAGATGGCCTTCGAGCGGCGCCAGCGCGTTGATCCGCTTGCGCAGGCTGTCGGTGCCGTCATCCTTGCCACCCGCGACGGCGATCAGCCCGCCCGGCGCGACACGCTCGAGTGCTTCGGCGATGCGCAACTCATTCTGACCGCGATGACGGCCGGCGAGCACGAGAGCCATGTCGTAACCCTGTCCTTCCACTCGCGGCGTGACCGTGTAGCCGGAAGCCTGCAAGGCGCGGAAATGCGGTCGAAAGCCCTGCACGAGATGCAGCGCCGCATCGAATCCTTCGGGCAAGCGGAAGCCGGGCTCGGCGCCCAGAAAGAGAACGCGGGCCTCCTTGCGCGGCAAAGGCAGCGCCTCGGCCTCGAACGGGTAGAACAGCGTCTTCAGCGGCTCGGCGGCCATTCATCCACCTCGAAACAAAACGGGCGCGACCTTGCGGCGCGCCCGTCTTAGACTATCCAGCCAGACCGATCAGGCGGCGTCTTCCTCGCCTTCGGCCTTCTTCTTCTCCTGGACGATTTCCTTGCCGGTCGCCTGGTCGACGACCTTCATCGACAGGCGAACCTTGCCGCGCTCGTCGAAGCCCATCAGCTTGACCCAAACCTTGTCGCCTTCCTTGACGACATCGGAGGTCTTGGCGACGCGCTCATTGGCGAGCTGCGAGATGTGAACGAGACCGTCGCGCGGGCCGAAGAAGTTGACGAACGCGCCGAAGTCGGCCGTCTTGACGACTGTGCCTTCGTAGATCTCGCCGACTTCCGGCTCGGCGACGATGGTGTGGATCCACTTCTTCGCCGCCTCGATCTCCTTGGCGTTGGCCGAAGCGATCTTGACCGTGCCGTCGTCCTCGATGTTGATCTTGGCGCCGGTCTTCTCGACGATCTCGCGGATCACCTTGCCGCCGGAGCCGATGACGTCGCGGATCTTGTCGGTCGGGATATGCATGACCTCGATGCGCGGCGCGAACTCGCCGAGCTCGGCGCGGGCGCCGGACAGCGCATGCGCCATCTCGCCGAGGATATGCAGGCGGCCGTCCTTGGCCTGGGCAAGCGCGATGCCCATGATCTCCTCGGTGATGCCATCGATCTTGATGTCCATCTGCAGCGAGGTGACGCCATTGGCGGTGCCGGCGACCTTGAAGTCCATGTCGCCGAGATGGTCCTCGTCACCGAGGATGTCGGAGAGCACCGCGAAGCGCTCGCCTTCCTTGATCAGGCCCATGGCGATGCCGGCGACCGGCTTGGCCAGCGGAACGCCCGCGTCCATCAGCGCCAGCGAGGTGCCGCAGACGGTCGCCATCGACGACGAACCATTGGATTCGGTGATCTCCGAGACGACGCGCAGCGTGTAGGGGAACTGTTCCGCCGAAGGCAGCATCGGATGGATGGCGCGCCAGGCGAGCTTGCCGTGGCCGATTTCGCGGCGGCCCGGCGAGCCCATGCGGCCGGTCTCGCCGACCGAGTAGGGCGGGAAGTTGTAATGGAGAAGGAACTTCTCCTTGTACATGCCGGTGAGCGAATCGACATATTGCTCGTCCTCACCGGTGCCCAGAGTGGCAACCACCAGCGCCTGGGTCTCGCCGCGGGTGAACAGCGCCGAACCGTGGGTGCGCGGCAGGACGCCGACTTCCGAGACGATCTTACGCACGGTCTTGAGGTCACGGCCGTCGATGCGCGAGCCGGTGTCGAGGATGTTCCAGCGCACAACCTTGGCCTGGAGCTCCTTGAAGACGCTGCCGATCTGCTCGGAAGTGTACTTGGCTTCCTCGCCCTCGGCCGGAGCGAAGGCGGCCTTGACCTTGGCCTTGACGGCATCGACCGCGGCATAGCGCGCCTGCTTGTCGATGATCTTGTAGGCGTCGCGGAGCTCGTCTCCGACGACCTTCAGCATCTCGGCTTCGAGCGCGGAGTAATCCGGCGCCATGAAGTCGCGCGGCTCCTTGGCAGCGACCTCGGCCAGCTTGATGATCGCCTCAATCACCGGCTGGAAGCTCTTGTGGCCGAACACGACGGCGCCGAGCATCAGGTCCTCGGAGAGTTCCTTGGCCTCGGATTCGACCATCAGCACGGCGTCGGCGGTACCGGCGACGACGAGGTCGAGCTTGGATTCCTGCATCTCGTCGATATGCGGATTGAGCACATATTCGCCGTTGATGTAGCCGACGCGGGCGCCGCCGATCGGGCCCATGAAGGGCACGCCCGAGAGCGTAAGCGCGGCGGAGGTGGCGACGATCGACAGGATGTCCGGATCATTCTCGAGATCATGCTGGACGACGGTGACGACGATCTGGGTGTCGTTCTTGTAGCCGTCGGCGAAAAGCGGGCGGATCGGGCGGTCGATCAGGCGGGAAACCAGCGTTTCCTTTTCGCTCGGACGGCCCTCGCGCTTGAAGTAGCCGCCCGGGATCTTGCCGGCGGCATAGGTCTTTTCCTGGTAGTTGACGGTGAGCGGGAAGAAATCGAGGCCGGGCTTCGGCTCCTTCATCGAGACGACAGTGGCCAGAACCACGGTCTCGCCATAGGTGGCCAGCACCGCGCCGTCAGCCTGGCGGGCGATCTTGCCGGTCTCCAGGATGAGCGGACGGCCGCCCCATTCGATTTCCACTTTGTGATGATTGAACATATCTTGTCCTTCATATGCGGAAAGGGCCGCACCGTCCTAACGGTCGCGGGTTCTCCCTTCCCTGGCTTCCTTCGGGCAGTCACGGGCAAGACAACGGGAAGCTCGATAGATTCGGCTCAAGGCCGAGCGAGCATCCTGCAATCCTGCCCCATGACCGTCCATGGGCGGTTCCGGATAGCCCTCTGCGGTCCGGAACACGATTGGCCGGCTGGTCGGCCGGCCTTGCGCTTGACGCCGGAAACGCTGTTTCCGGAACGCGCCATGCGCGCAGGCGAATTTCCTTTTCAGCATTGCGGCAGCGGACTATCCGATGCGCCAATGCGCGACCGGCGGGCCCCCTTGGAGAGCCCGCCGGTCAATTGGTCAGCGACGGAGACCGAGCTTGTCGATCAGCGTCTGGTAGCGCCCATCATCCTTGCGCTTGAGATAATCAAGCAGGCTGCGGCGCTGGGAAACCAGAGCAAGCAGGCCACGGCGGGAATGGTTGTCCTTCTTGTGGTCCTTGAAATGCTCTGTCAGGTTCTTGATGCGCTCGGAAAGAATGGCAACCTGGACTTCCGGAGATCCGGTATCGCCTTTCGCAGTCGCGAATTCGGTCATCAGTTCTTTCTTGCGCTCGGCAGTAATCGACATCGTGTTTTTCCTTATCTGTTGGAGGAAACGGGACGCCCACAGCCGGGATGTCGTCCAGCAGGGGCCAGTGCAAGCGACGCGTCAGGGCGCGAAGCTGCGGCGCATATAGTGCAATTCCGGAAAAAACACCAGCCCAATTGTCAAGCCGGCTTGTCGCAGGTTCCGGCGGCGAAAACGGGGGAATTCAAAGGCCAATGCATGTCGCCCAGAAGTGTGCGGCGGTTCTGGGACAACGACATGCATCAAAAACAAAGACCTAAAGCGCGTCGCCTGAATCCGTTTCATCGCGACGCGCTTTAGAGCCACTTCTTCCATTTGAAGAACGCGATCAAACCGACCGCGACGACCGCCATGAACAGTAGCGAGACCGGATAACCGTAATAGGCCTTCAGCTCGGGCATGTTCCAGGGCGAGCTTTCCGGATCGAAATTCATGCCCCAGACGCCGACCAGGAAGGTCAGCGGCATGAAGATCACCGAGACGATCGTCAGATAGGAAATGACGTCGTTGGTGCGGGCCTGGGACAGCGAGAGATGCATCTCGATCAGGCCGGTGAGCATGTCGCGCTGGTTCTCGACCAGCTCGATCAGCCGCAGCGAATGGTCGAGCGTGTCGTTGAAGAAGATCTTGGTTTCAGCCTTCACGAAGGGCACGTCGTTGCGGATCAGCGTCGCCAGCGCATCGCGCATCGGCCATAGCACGCCCTTGAGCACGTTGGCGTCGCGCCTGAGTTCATGCAACTGCCGCATCTGATGCTTGTGCGGCTTGTTCAGCATCTCGTCCTCGATGCCGTCGACCAATTCGCTCGCCGCCTCGATCGGCGGGAAATAGCTGTCGACGATGGCATCGATCAGCGCATAGGCAAGATAATCGGCGCCGCGCGAGCGCAGCCGGTTCGGCATCGCGGCCGCGATGCGCTTGCGCACCGGATCGAACGGATCGCCCTCGCGTTCCTGGAAAGTGACGACGAAATTCCGGCCGAAGAACAGCGATATCTGCTCGTAGCGATGCGAGGTGACATCGTCGATCATGCGCATGACGACGAAGGCATGGTCCTCGAAGAAATCCACCTTGGGCCGCTGTCCAGTGTTGACGACGTCCTCGAGCGCCAGCGGGTGGAGGTTGAAGATACGGCCGATCTCCTCGATCAGCGGAATGTTGGCAAGCCCCGTGCAGTCCAGCCAGACGACAGGCCATTTCTGGCAATGGGTGTTGAGGTCGTCGATCGAGGCATTGTCGATGGTTTCGTATTTCTGCGGCGAGATCAATGTTAGCCGAAGCTCGCTGCGCCGCGCCGCCGGATCGGCGATCAGCGTGCCGGGCGACGCCCCGACCGGCGGCCGGCGGATTCTCAGCGTCGCCCTCTTGTTGCCTGTATCAGCCCTGGCCATGAGATCCCTGAAGCGTCGGCACCCAGTGGAGCTTAGACGACCGGATTCACCCGGCAAAGACCCGCTTGGGCTTGAACATGCCCTGCTCGATGGCGCCGATGGCGACGAGCCTGCCGCGCGCGGTGGCGCAGGCCTCCTCCGCCTCGACAGGCGCATCGCGGCCGCGAATGATGACGGGATTGCCGAGGCGGATCTTCGTCGCCGCGTCGTCGCTGACCGCGACCTGCGGCAGGCAATCGAGCGCCGCCGCCGTTTCGACCAGCAGCGCGTCGATGGCGCTGAAATCGACCGGCGCCTCGGATTCGTCCTGAACAGCTTCGGCTTTGCCGCCGAAACGGGCCGCTTCCAGTTCGGCAACCGTGACGAAATCGTCAGGCGTGAACGGCTCGACCTCGACGCGGCGCAATTCAGCGATATGGCCGAAGCAGCCGAGATCGCGGCCCATGTCGCGCGCCAGCGAGCGCACATAGGTGCCCTTGCCGCATTCGACCTCGAAGACGGTCTTGTCGGCACTATGCTCGATAATATCCAAACGGCCGATTTCAATTTCCCGCGCGGGTATCTCGACCGTCTCGCCGTCGCGGGCGAGATCATAGGCGCGCTCGCCGGCGATCTTGATGGCCGAGAATTGCGGCGGCGTCTGCATGATGACGCCGGTGTATTTCGGCAGCAGCGCCCGCAGCTCGGCCTCGGCCGGGCGCCGATCGGAGCTGTTGGTCACCGGGCCTTCGAGGTCGTCGGTCGAGCGCTCCTCGCCCCAGGCGACGGTGAAGCGGTAGACCTTGGCGCCATCCTGCACGTAGGGAACGGTCTTGGTCGCTTCGCCAAGCGCGATCGGCAGCATGCCGGAGGCCAGCGGATCGAGCGTGCCGGCATGGCCGGCCTTCTCGGCCTGAAACAGCCATTTGACCTTGGAGACCGCTTCGGTCGAGCCCATGCCGACCGGCTTGTCCAGCACCACCCAGCCGGAGACCGGCCGACCCTTCTTCTTGCCGCGGCGCGCCACTATTCCTCGTCCTTGTCGTTGTTCTTGCCGTCGCCGAGATCGCGCGCCACTTCGGGCGATTTCAGCAGTTCATTGATCTTCGCGAAATTGTCGAAGGAGGTGTCGAGCCGGAAGCGGAACTCCGGCATATACTTCATCTGCCTCAACGCGCCGGAAACACGGCCGCGGATGAACTTCGCGTGCCTGTTGAGCGCCTCGACCACGGCATTGTCGTCAGCCGCGCCAAGCGGCGAGACGAAGGCGGTGGCGATCTTGAGATCGGGCGACATGCGCACCTCGGAGACCGAGACGACGCTGTTCTCGATCACCGGATCGATGATCTCGCCGCGCTGCAGCGTTTCGGAAAGGGCATGACGCACCTGCTCGCCGACGCGCAGCATGCGCTGGGAGGGGCCTGACGTTGTCGAACGTGACATTTCTTCGGTCCTGAAATCGTGAAGCGCGGGATGGGACCACGCCACATGTCTCAAATGCATGAGCGGTCTGGGCGGCAGCCTTGCGGCCGCCGCCCGTTTCATTTCGGCAAGTATACCCGAATTAGAGCGTCCTGCTCACCATCTCGACGCGGAAGCATTCGATGACGTCGCCGACGCGCATGTCCTCGTAGTTCTGGAAGGCCATGCCGCATTCCTGGCCGCCCGGCACTTCCGAAACCTCGTCCTTGAAGCGCTTGAGCGTCTTCAACGTGCCTTCGTGGACGACGACGTTGTCGCGGACCAGGCGCACACCCGCGCCACGCTCGACCTTGCCTTCGGTGACGCGGCAGCCGGCGATCTTGCCGACCTTGGAGATGTCGAAGATCTCGAGTATCTCGGCATTGCCGATGAAGGTCTCGCGCCGCTCCGGCGAAAGCATGCCGGAAAGGGCCGCCTTCACGTCGTCGACGAGGTTGTAGATGATCGAGTAGTAGCGGATCTCGATGCCCGCGGCCGCTGCCGCGGTGCGGGCCTGCGCGTTGGCGCGGACGTTGAAGCCGATGATCGCGGCACCCGATGTCTCGGCCAGCGAGACGTCGCTTTCGGTGATGCCGCCGGCGCCCGAATGGACGATCCGCACCCTGACCTCGTCGTTGCCGAGCTTTTCGAGAGCGGCGTTGATCGCCTCGATGGAGCCCTGCACGTCGCCCTTGATGACCAGCGGGAATTCCTTCAGCCCGCTCGTCTGCAACTGGGACATCATCTGTTCGAGCGAGCCGCGCTGGCCGGCATGCTTGGCCACAGCCTTGTCGCGCGCCAGGCGCTGACGGTATTCGGTGATCTCGCGGGCGCGAGCCTCGTTGTTGACGACGGCGAAACGGTCGCCGGCCTGCGGCGTGCCCTGAAGGCCAAGCACCTCTACCGGCATCGCCGGCGGCGCTTCCGGCACGTGCTCGCCGCGGTCGTCGACAAGCGCGCGCACACGGCCCCACTCGTTGCCGGCGACAATGATGTCGCCAGGCATCAGCGTGCCGGTCTGCACCAGAACGGTGGCGACCGGACCGCGGCCCTTGTCGAGCTTGGCTTCGATCACCGCGCCTTCGGCGGTGCGGTCAGGATTGGCCTTGAGGTCGAGAACTTCGGCCTGCAGCAGGATCGCTTCGAGCAGCTTGTCGAGATTGGTGCCCTTGGTCGCCGAAACCTCGACGTCCAGCACCTCGCCGCCCATCGATTCCACGAACACCTCGTGGCGCAGCAGCTCGGTCCGCACCTTCTGCGGATCGGCGTCGCGCTTGTCGATCTTGTTGATCGCCACAATGATCGGCACGCCGGCCGCCTTGGCGTGGTTGATCGATTCGATCGTCTGCGGCATCACGCTGTCGTCTGCCGCCACCACCAGCACGGCGATGTCGGTGACCTGGGCGCCGCGGGCGCGCATGGCCGTGAAGGCGGCGTGGCCGGGCGTGTCGATGAAGGTGATCTTCTGACCGTTCTTCTCGATCTGGTAGGCGCCGATATGCTGGGTGATGCCGCCGGCCTCGCCGGAGACGACATTGGCGTTGCGGATGGCGTCGAGCAGCGAGGTCTTGCCGTGGTCGACATGGCCCATGATGGTCACGACCGGCGGACGCGACACCAGGTCCTCGGGACGGTCGGCGATGTTGAACAGGCCCTCCTCGATGTCGGACTCCGCAACGCGGCGGACCGTATGGCCAAATTCGGAAGCGACCAGCTCGGCCGTGTCGGCGTCGATGACGTCGCCCGGCTTCAGGATCTGGCCCTGCTTCATGAAGTACTTGACCACATCCACGGCGCGCTCGGACATGCGCTGCGCCAGTTCCTGGATGGTGATGGTTTCGGGTAGGATCACTTCGCGCATGACTTTCTCGCGCGGCTCATTGTGCATCGCGCGTTTGAATTTTTCCTGGCGGCGACGCATCGACGACAGTGAGCGGCCGCGCGCATCTTCGTCCGACAGCGCGGTGTTCAGCGTCAGCTTGCCGCGGCGGCGATCTTCCTCGCCCTTGGTCGGCTTGGCCGGGCGGGCCACTTCCGGGGTCGCAAGGCGCCGGGCAGGCGCGCTGGCGCCTGCGCCACCGCCGGCACCAGTGCGCCGCGGCTTGGCCTCTTCCTCGTCATCGGCCGTAGCGACATCGGCTGCCTGCGGCGCACGACGGCGAGCCTCTTCCTCGGCACGACGCCGCGACTCGGCCTCGGCCTGCAGGCGCGCTTCTTCCTCGGCCTGACGGCGCGCGGATTCGTCGCGCTCGCGCTTGCGGCGCTCCTCTTCCTCGGCGCGGCGCTTGGCATCCTCCTGAGCGCGCTGGCGATCCTCGGCCTCACGGGCCTTGGAGCCTTCCAACGCCCTGCGGCGCGCTTCCATCTCGCCGCGTGACAGCTCGTTCAGGACCATGCCCGAACGTTCCGGCGGCGGAGGCGGCGCCTTCGGCGCTTCCTGCACGACAGGCGCGGCGGCGACAGGGGTGGCCGCGGCGGGCTTCGGCGTGAACACGGACGGCGCGACCGGCTCCGGCTTGTCGCCAGGCAGCGAGAACTTGCGCTTCTTGGTCTCGACGACGACCGACTTGGTGCGGCCATGCGAGAAATTCTGGCGCACGGTGCCCTGCTCGAGGCCGGGGCGCTTCAGCGTCAAGGTCTTCTTCGGCGTAACGCTCAACGTCTTGTCGTCGCCCGATTTCGTATCGTTCATTCCATATCCTCTGCGGCATCATCTTCGTCGGCAACGGCCGCAAGCATTGCCAGATCGTTCGGGGTACCGCCCC
This region of Mesorhizobium sp. M2A.F.Ca.ET.046.03.2.1 genomic DNA includes:
- the infB gene encoding translation initiation factor IF-2: MNDTKSGDDKTLSVTPKKTLTLKRPGLEQGTVRQNFSHGRTKSVVVETKKRKFSLPGDKPEPVAPSVFTPKPAAATPVAAAPVVQEAPKAPPPPPERSGMVLNELSRGEMEARRRALEGSKAREAEDRQRAQEDAKRRAEEEERRKRERDESARRQAEEEARLQAEAESRRRAEEEARRRAPQAADVATADDEEEAKPRRTGAGGGAGASAPARRLATPEVARPAKPTKGEEDRRRGKLTLNTALSDEDARGRSLSSMRRRQEKFKRAMHNEPREKVMREVILPETITIQELAQRMSERAVDVVKYFMKQGQILKPGDVIDADTAELVASEFGHTVRRVAESDIEEGLFNIADRPEDLVSRPPVVTIMGHVDHGKTSLLDAIRNANVVSGEAGGITQHIGAYQIEKNGQKITFIDTPGHAAFTAMRARGAQVTDIAVLVVAADDSVMPQTIESINHAKAAGVPIIVAINKIDKRDADPQKVRTELLRHEVFVESMGGEVLDVEVSATKGTNLDKLLEAILLQAEVLDLKANPDRTAEGAVIEAKLDKGRGPVATVLVQTGTLMPGDIIVAGNEWGRVRALVDDRGEHVPEAPPAMPVEVLGLQGTPQAGDRFAVVNNEARAREITEYRQRLARDKAVAKHAGQRGSLEQMMSQLQTSGLKEFPLVIKGDVQGSIEAINAALEKLGNDEVRVRIVHSGAGGITESDVSLAETSGAAIIGFNVRANAQARTAAAAAGIEIRYYSIIYNLVDDVKAALSGMLSPERRETFIGNAEILEIFDISKVGKIAGCRVTEGKVERGAGVRLVRDNVVVHEGTLKTLKRFKDEVSEVPGGQECGMAFQNYEDMRVGDVIECFRVEMVSRTL
- the rpsO gene encoding 30S ribosomal protein S15, translating into MWASRFLQQIRKNTMSITAERKKELMTEFATAKGDTGSPEVQVAILSERIKNLTEHFKDHKKDNHSRRGLLALVSQRRSLLDYLKRKDDGRYQTLIDKLGLRR
- the truB gene encoding tRNA pseudouridine(55) synthase TruB, coding for MARRGKKKGRPVSGWVVLDKPVGMGSTEAVSKVKWLFQAEKAGHAGTLDPLASGMLPIALGEATKTVPYVQDGAKVYRFTVAWGEERSTDDLEGPVTNSSDRRPAEAELRALLPKYTGVIMQTPPQFSAIKIAGERAYDLARDGETVEIPAREIEIGRLDIIEHSADKTVFEVECGKGTYVRSLARDMGRDLGCFGHIAELRRVEVEPFTPDDFVTVAELEAARFGGKAEAVQDESEAPVDFSAIDALLVETAAALDCLPQVAVSDDAATKIRLGNPVIIRGRDAPVEAEEACATARGRLVAIGAIEQGMFKPKRVFAG
- a CDS encoding class I SAM-dependent methyltransferase; the encoded protein is MAAEPLKTLFYPFEAEALPLPRKEARVLFLGAEPGFRLPEGFDAALHLVQGFRPHFRALQASGYTVTPRVEGQGYDMALVLAGRHRGQNELRIAEALERVAPGGLIAVAGGKDDGTDSLRKRINALAPLEGHLPKHHGVAFWFRRAGTEAAETLRAGNPDLVVGGGFKTAPGMFSFDRIDAGSKLLAASLPDDLKGNIADLCAGWGYLAAEVLQRSQSLTTLDLYEADFEALKAARLNVRGAIEPRFFWIDLLTEAVDRRYDAIVMNPPFHSGRAAEPGIGAGMIRAASKALKPGGRLFMVANRQLPYEQVLSAAFASHTEIARDGMFKVLSARR
- the corA gene encoding magnesium/cobalt transporter CorA, yielding MARADTGNKRATLRIRRPPVGASPGTLIADPAARRSELRLTLISPQKYETIDNASIDDLNTHCQKWPVVWLDCTGLANIPLIEEIGRIFNLHPLALEDVVNTGQRPKVDFFEDHAFVVMRMIDDVTSHRYEQISLFFGRNFVVTFQEREGDPFDPVRKRIAAAMPNRLRSRGADYLAYALIDAIVDSYFPPIEAASELVDGIEDEMLNKPHKHQMRQLHELRRDANVLKGVLWPMRDALATLIRNDVPFVKAETKIFFNDTLDHSLRLIELVENQRDMLTGLIEMHLSLSQARTNDVISYLTIVSVIFMPLTFLVGVWGMNFDPESSPWNMPELKAYYGYPVSLLFMAVVAVGLIAFFKWKKWL
- the pnp gene encoding polyribonucleotide nucleotidyltransferase, whose amino-acid sequence is MFNHHKVEIEWGGRPLILETGKIARQADGAVLATYGETVVLATVVSMKEPKPGLDFFPLTVNYQEKTYAAGKIPGGYFKREGRPSEKETLVSRLIDRPIRPLFADGYKNDTQIVVTVVQHDLENDPDILSIVATSAALTLSGVPFMGPIGGARVGYINGEYVLNPHIDEMQESKLDLVVAGTADAVLMVESEAKELSEDLMLGAVVFGHKSFQPVIEAIIKLAEVAAKEPRDFMAPDYSALEAEMLKVVGDELRDAYKIIDKQARYAAVDAVKAKVKAAFAPAEGEEAKYTSEQIGSVFKELQAKVVRWNILDTGSRIDGRDLKTVRKIVSEVGVLPRTHGSALFTRGETQALVVATLGTGEDEQYVDSLTGMYKEKFLLHYNFPPYSVGETGRMGSPGRREIGHGKLAWRAIHPMLPSAEQFPYTLRVVSEITESNGSSSMATVCGTSLALMDAGVPLAKPVAGIAMGLIKEGERFAVLSDILGDEDHLGDMDFKVAGTANGVTSLQMDIKIDGITEEIMGIALAQAKDGRLHILGEMAHALSGARAELGEFAPRIEVMHIPTDKIRDVIGSGGKVIREIVEKTGAKINIEDDGTVKIASANAKEIEAAKKWIHTIVAEPEVGEIYEGTVVKTADFGAFVNFFGPRDGLVHISQLANERVAKTSDVVKEGDKVWVKLMGFDERGKVRLSMKVVDQATGKEIVQEKKKAEGEEDAA
- the rbfA gene encoding 30S ribosome-binding factor RbfA, giving the protein MSRSTTSGPSQRMLRVGEQVRHALSETLQRGEIIDPVIENSVVSVSEVRMSPDLKIATAFVSPLGAADDNAVVEALNRHAKFIRGRVSGALRQMKYMPEFRFRLDTSFDNFAKINELLKSPEVARDLGDGKNNDKDEE